DNA sequence from the Vibrio sp. BS-M-Sm-2 genome:
ATCTCAAGCAACGCAAGCCAAGCGGCCGATTCAGCCAAGCTTGCCGAAGGCAACGCAAAAGAAGCGCAGCAAATAGTAAACGCAGCTGCCGATTCGGTTGCAGGCCTGGCGAGCGAAGTATCAGAAGCCAACACAGTGGTATCGCGCTTAGAAGGCGATGTGCAGAATATCTCCTCTTCGTTGGCGGTAATTCAAGACATTGCAGAGCAAACCAATCTACTCGCATTGAATGCAGCAATTGAAGCGGCTCGAGCAGGTGAACAAGGTCGTGGGTTCGCAGTTGTTGCGGATGAGGTTCGTAAGCTGGCAAGCCGAACTCAAGAGAGCACGGGCGACATTCACAAGATGATTGAGCAGCTCAAAGCCGCTTCAGACGCCGCGGTAAAAGCAATGGATTCAAGCCAAAACCGTAGTGCTCAAACGGTGGAAGAAGCAAACGCTGCTGCCGCGGCGCTGGCGAAAATCCAAGAGTCAATCGATACCATCATGGACATGAACTCGCTTATTGCTACAGCAACTGAACAGCAAAATATTGTGGGCCAAGAGATATCTCAACGCATTGTGGTGATTTCAGATCAAAGCTCGCAATCGGCTGCACTAGCAAACCAAAACCGTGCAGGTAGCCAAAACCTCAACAGTCGTGCCAATGAGCTGTACCACTTGGTGGATCGCTTCACAGTCTAATGTCGAGCAGGTGAACACTCCTCAACGTTCAAAGCTATCCTCTCTAAAGTAATCAGGCTTCAGAATCTCTATTCTGAAGCCCGTTTTTTATCGGTGGAGGCTTTAGGTCATAAACTAATCCAACTGCTCAGAAAGGAAGTCCACCAGCAAGCGTACCTTAGAAGATAAGTTACGATTCTGTGGATAAAGTGCCCAAATACCCTCTTTGTCATCACGATAATCAGACAACACTTCAACCAACTCACCAGACTCAAGGTCTTCACTCACATAATATTCTGGTAATTGCACTAAACCGATGCTTTGCTTGGCTGCATCTAGCAAAGCCAAACCACTATTGCACTTGATACGTCCATTAACTCGCACTGCTCGTGGGCGTTTGTTTTCTTTAAAACGCCAATGCTCAAAGCCACCCACTAGACATTGGTGGTTACTCAGCTCCGAGAGTGTATGAGGCTCACCATAGCGTTCGATGTACTCAGGGCTAGCACACACATAAAGTTGTCGTTGAGATAGCTTTTTGGCTACGAGGCTAGAATCTTCTAATCGACCGAGACGAATTGCTACATCAACACCTGAGTCGATAAGATCAAGCTTTTGGTTTGTTAACATAAGTTCTAGTTCAACTTGCGGATACAGTTTTAAAAACTTATGCAGAATCGGAGCCAGTTGACGTTCACCATAAGTCACTGGTGCCGTGACTTTCAAAAGCCCTTTTGGGGTGGATTGCATTTGAGTAACAGCAAGCTCAGCAATTTCTAATCCTTCAACCAATAATTTACATTGTTGGTAATAAAGTTGTCCGGCTTCAGTTAGAGAGACTTTACGTGTAGTTCGATTCAATAGTTTGACCGCTAGGCGCTCTTCTAAGTTAGCCACTCTTCGGCTGATTTGAGCAACTGACGTAGCAAGCTTCTGCGCCGCTCCCGTAAAGCTTTCACGCTCCGCCACGGCAACAAACTCACTTACCCCTTCCCAATTGGCCATACTTTTACCCTATGTTTAACGATGGTTACCCATACAGTGTATTGAAGATATATATCAGTGTCACCTTACTTGATATGCGTTACGCATAAATATTCGCTAGCCACAACTGATCAAAATAACGCCAACCAATACCTGACATTTCTCAAAACTCCTTACTGAACACTAACAAAATCGTATTGTCCTCTGACACTCATCCAACCACTTAATTGGTAAGTTGGTTCTGTACCGGAACACAGGTACTTCAACAAAGTAAGGTACTCCTATGAAAAAATTAATCATACTTGCATCAACTCTTGTACTCAGCACAACAGCGTTTGCAGCAACCAAAACAACGATTCAAGAAACAACGCTAAAATCTGATACATTTGTTACTGAAGCGGAAGCATACGATGCAGGAACAAACCTTATGGATGAGCTAAGCGCAAAGACACCTTTTGAGCTTTCTAGAGAACTGCCACAGTTCCAACAAACAACCAAATACGATTCGTTCAAGATTGATGATGCGAATATGGAAGTGAAGAAAATCACTAACATGAGCGGCGACACCCACTACCAAGCGAACGTAAAAGTTGACTACCGTTACACATATAAAGACGGCCGTAGCAGCTAATACCGAACGATTAATTAGGTCTCAAAACCGACCTAGCATCTAAAAGAAAGCCCGTACTCATTGAGCACGGGCTTTTTTGTCGTTCAGCGCTGATTAATGGAATTCAAACGAACAACCAGTATCAGCTCATATTCGTCTGTCTAGCTTTGAAAATTAAACTTCAAACTGAGAAACAAGGCTATCAAGCGCTTCACACTGTTCTGCCAACGCCATACATGCGTTCTCAGCACTGCTCGCCATCTCTACCATTTGCACGGTGCTTTCTGCGATACGTTGGACGTTTTGATTCACTTCTTCCGACACTTGAGATTGCTGGGAAGCCGCTGTGGCAATCTGCGTGTTCATCTCATTCATCTTGCCAATTGAGTTACGAATCTCACTCAAGGAAGACGCCGCCGTTCCGGCTTGAATAATGGTTTTCTCGCCACTCACTTTGCTTTCAGTCATCACGCCAACCGCGTGTTTCGCCCCCACTTCTAAGCGTTCAATCATTGATTGGATTTCACCGGTGCTGTCTTGAGTTTTGCTCGCAAGCGCACGAACTTCATCGGCCACAACCGCAAAACCACGACCTTGTTCACCCGCACGTGCCGCTTCAATCGCCGCATTCAATGCCAACAAATTGGTTTGCTCTGCAATGCCTTTGATAACTCCCAAAATAGAAGCGATGTTCTTCACATCGGTATCCAACTCTTGAACCACACCACCCGCATTTTCAATATCTTGCGCTAAACGCTCAATTGAAGTGACGGTTAAACCCAACGTCGTATCTGCCGATTCCACTTCATAGTTTGCTACATTGCTTGCTGTGGCCGCATCCAGTGCGTTACCGCTGACCACTTCACTGGTCGCTTGCATTTCATGTACTGCCGCAGCCACTACTTCACTTTCTTGTTGTTGATTAGCAGAGAAAAGAGCAACACTTTGAGTCAATGATTTGATGTTTTCCATCTCTGAACGAACCGCATTTGACGCTAAGATAACTTGCTCAACTGTCACGTGAATCTTACCGACAAATTGATTAAACGCAGAGCTCAAACGTGCAATTTCGTCATTGCCCTCAACATGCATACGCTGTGATAAATCGCCGTCGCCAGAAGCAATCTCGCTCATCGCTTTTTCGACATTTTGAATTGGACGAATAATAAAACGATTCGACAGCCACATCGCAAACAACGCCGCTAAGATAGCAACCGCCATACCCACTTCAATGATCAACTTACTTGATTCAATCGAATCGTCGGCTTGTTGGCGAAGCTCTTTCTGCTTCAGTTCAATCAGAGTTCGGATATCACGCAGTTGCTTACGAATAGTTGCAAACTCAGCATCTAATGCAGGTGAGTAATCAATATTGTATTGGTCTGCGTTTGCTGGATCAGCGAACATTGGCTCGTGCAGTGCCACCCACTTGCTCATCGCATTAACAAGCTTTGATAACTCATCACGTGAAGATGGATCCAACACGCCCGCTTGATATAAGGTTTCAACACTTTGAAAACGAGGAACCGCTTTGTAAGCGTTGTCTTTAAATTCAAACTTTTGGTACTCGATCGCCGCTTGGTCTTTAGCAAGCAACAGACCTTGTGCCGAAGCGATAATCTGGTAGATATCTCGGTAGCCATCTTCTAGGTTATCTAGCACTGGCTGAACCACATTATTGAGCTCGTTATTAATCGCAGCTTGAGCATTTGATCTGATAACGTTGAGCACAGTAACAGTAGAAAAAACAATCACAATCACAAACAGCGGGATCGCGATTTTACTCTTAATCGAAAGATTATTGATATTCATTGGGATTAATAACCACACTTCAAATAGGGATGCGCGCGCAATATACAGCACACATATGAAGTCTCGCTAAGGATTTGTGAGCTTCATCTCATAGCAAACGATATCGTCAAATTTCGTGGTGATTATTCGACCATAGCTCAACTCCCAAACGTTAAGGCATGCTCTGATTTAGACTTATTTTCCGCTGATACACGCAAATACTGGAGAAGTGTGAGAAATAACACCATAATGTAGGGCTCTAAAATAAGTAGGTAAGAACATGAAAATTTGTGGTGTTGAAATCAAAGGTAACGATGCAGTCATCTGTCTTCTTTCTCTATCAGATGGTGTATTTAACATTCCTGATTGCCGAGTTTCTAAAGTTTCAATTAGCGACGCAAACGACACACAGAATATGAAAGACTTTCAATTCTCTTTTGCAAAGTTAATGGAAGATTACCAAGTAGATAAAGTTGTAATTCGTCAGCGCCAAACTAAAGGCAAATTTGCTGGCGGTGGCTTTGGTTTCAAACTAGAAGCAGCAATTCAACTGATCGACGGCCTAGACGTAACCGTTGTATCACCGGCTGACATCAAAGAGAGCCTTAAACGTAACCCTCTAATGATGAAGTTCAAAGAAACTGGCCTTAAACAATACCAAGAAGCGCCGTTTACTACGGCATACGCTTGCTTGATGAAGCGCTAATAAAAAGTCGCTAGCCAATATTTGATACAGAAAGAGCCTGAATATTCAGGCTCTTTTTTGTTTCTATCACTCGGCTTTAAACCCAGTTAGTTTTGATGAAACACGCTTACCGCTCTAACGCTGTTCGCCTGCGAGCCTTAATCCATTCCGGCTTCTTCACCACCAGATAAACCGCAGCGGCAGACAAGGCAAAGCCCATTGCACCATAGATATCAAATGACTCACCAAAGATAAGCCACGCTTGAATTGCTGTCGTCGGTGGCACCAAGTAAAACACCGATGCCACACTTGAAGATGCACCGTGCTCTACCATGTAAAGCAGCAAAAGGATGGCAACACAAGACAGAACTACCACCAGCCAGGTTAGAGTCAACGTGAATTCTACAGTCCAGTTCACTTGCATCGTTTCGTAGCGCATTGCGAACGGTAGAAACAGAGCAGCAGAAGCCAAATATTGGACCATCGCACCGCCGACCATATCTGTCCCCTGACAGAAGCGCTTCTGATACAGAGTGCCGCAGGTAATACCCACTAAAGAAACCAAACACAATAACGTTGCCAAGCCTTTTTGGTCGTCTGACTGCCATTCA
Encoded proteins:
- a CDS encoding LysR family transcriptional regulator, giving the protein MANWEGVSEFVAVAERESFTGAAQKLATSVAQISRRVANLEERLAVKLLNRTTRKVSLTEAGQLYYQQCKLLVEGLEIAELAVTQMQSTPKGLLKVTAPVTYGERQLAPILHKFLKLYPQVELELMLTNQKLDLIDSGVDVAIRLGRLEDSSLVAKKLSQRQLYVCASPEYIERYGEPHTLSELSNHQCLVGGFEHWRFKENKRPRAVRVNGRIKCNSGLALLDAAKQSIGLVQLPEYYVSEDLESGELVEVLSDYRDDKEGIWALYPQNRNLSSKVRLLVDFLSEQLD
- a CDS encoding DUF3316 domain-containing protein; the protein is MKKLIILASTLVLSTTAFAATKTTIQETTLKSDTFVTEAEAYDAGTNLMDELSAKTPFELSRELPQFQQTTKYDSFKIDDANMEVKKITNMSGDTHYQANVKVDYRYTYKDGRSS
- a CDS encoding methyl-accepting chemotaxis protein; translated protein: MNINNLSIKSKIAIPLFVIVIVFSTVTVLNVIRSNAQAAINNELNNVVQPVLDNLEDGYRDIYQIIASAQGLLLAKDQAAIEYQKFEFKDNAYKAVPRFQSVETLYQAGVLDPSSRDELSKLVNAMSKWVALHEPMFADPANADQYNIDYSPALDAEFATIRKQLRDIRTLIELKQKELRQQADDSIESSKLIIEVGMAVAILAALFAMWLSNRFIIRPIQNVEKAMSEIASGDGDLSQRMHVEGNDEIARLSSAFNQFVGKIHVTVEQVILASNAVRSEMENIKSLTQSVALFSANQQQESEVVAAAVHEMQATSEVVSGNALDAATASNVANYEVESADTTLGLTVTSIERLAQDIENAGGVVQELDTDVKNIASILGVIKGIAEQTNLLALNAAIEAARAGEQGRGFAVVADEVRALASKTQDSTGEIQSMIERLEVGAKHAVGVMTESKVSGEKTIIQAGTAASSLSEIRNSIGKMNEMNTQIATAASQQSQVSEEVNQNVQRIAESTVQMVEMASSAENACMALAEQCEALDSLVSQFEV
- a CDS encoding DUF3010 family protein codes for the protein MKICGVEIKGNDAVICLLSLSDGVFNIPDCRVSKVSISDANDTQNMKDFQFSFAKLMEDYQVDKVVIRQRQTKGKFAGGGFGFKLEAAIQLIDGLDVTVVSPADIKESLKRNPLMMKFKETGLKQYQEAPFTTAYACLMKR
- a CDS encoding DMT family transporter → MLIKMIPFVFVILWSSGFVGARLGVEYAEPATLLSLRMVANVALFLVLIAILKRRIPRGRAFFHACVVGILIHGFYLGGTYLAIDMGMPAGLSSLLVGLQPILTALIMISCTSQRFNFAQWLGLALGFAGISLVLMGNIEWQSDDQKGLATLLCLVSLVGITCGTLYQKRFCQGTDMVGGAMVQYLASAALFLPFAMRYETMQVNWTVEFTLTLTWLVVVLSCVAILLLLYMVEHGASSSVASVFYLVPPTTAIQAWLIFGESFDIYGAMGFALSAAAVYLVVKKPEWIKARRRTALER